GGGATGCAATCGCGCTCGGCGGCGCCATGCCTGGCATTGTCGGCATAGTCATGGGGCGCGATAATCCTTACAAAAGCTTTCGCAGTGACATCTCCGCACATGATGAAACGGTGGTGATAGATGCAGTCCCTGTCACTGTATCAATGAAAATATTCAGTACGTTAGCAGTGGAGACTGGAGTTGATGTCCTTGGACGCGGGATACTTGTCGAAGCCTCGAACTTGGCTGATTTTCTGGAAAAAAAAGAAAAACTGATTATCGACGCGGACGGCAAAACAGGGTGCCAATTTATAGACGAGCTCCGTAGCATGGAAGGAAAAATCGGAATTCGTGTGACATTCGAGTAATGAACTTGACACAGAATCGGCGAAAAACTGCCGTTTCAAGCGTCCTAATTATTCACGTAGCGGGTGACCAGGGAGCTTGATACTTCATTCGTTTTTCTGCCTCAAACTGTCACTGTGCGGGGTGGTTTATGCCCCTCTATTATTTTTCATGCTTAAATTAATGCGACCTCTCTTTTCATCAACGCCTATGACAGTGACTTCAACCTCGCGTCCTGCGGCCACTACTTCAGATGGGTCGCGAACGAATTTGTCGGCCAGTTGACTGATGTGAACCAGGCCGTCACGGTGCACGCCAATATCGACAAATGCACCGAATTTTGTGACGTTAGTGACGATACCTGGTAATTTCATTCCTTCATGTAGATCTTTGATATCATTGACGCCTTCCGTGAATGAAAACGCACTGAATTCGGCACGTGGATCCCGGCCCGGTTTAGTGAGTTCGTCCATGATGTCACGCAGGGTCGGCAGTCCCACTTCTTCAGAAATATATTTGTCGATCGTAACACGTTCGCGGGCAGTTTGATCTGTAATCAGGTCGGCCACGGAACAGCCTGCGTCTTTGGCCATTTGTTTGACGAGAGCATACCGCTCCGGGTGGACAGCACTGCCGTCCAACACCTCTTTACCGTTGACGCGAAGGAATCCGGCAGCCTGTTCAAAAGCCTTGGGACCGAGCCGTTTTACCTTGAGCAGCTCTCGACGTGAGGTAAACGGGCCGTGTTCGTCGCGGTAGGCCACGATATTCTCAGCCAGCACCGGCCCCAGTCCTGATACAGATGCCAGCAGTTCCCGGCTTGCCGTGTTCACATCAACGCCAACGGAGTTGACACATCGTTCCACTACGTCATCAAGACTCTTTTTGAGATCTGTCTGATCTACATCATGTTGATATTGCCCGACCCCAATTGATTTTGGATCAATCTTGACCAGTTCCGCCAGCGGGTCCATGAGCCTGCGTCCGATAGAAGCCGAGCCGCGCACTGTCAGGTCGAGATCGGGAAATTCACGGCGGGCGACTTCGGATGCAGAATAGATGGAAGCACCGGCCTCGTTGACCAGCACAGCCGGGATGCTGAGATTCAGTTCGCGAACAAAGGTTTCTGTTTCACGTCCTGCCGTGCCATTACCGATGGCAATGGCCTCCACTGCATATTGGGAGCATAGTGTGCGGAGGGTTTCGCTTGCTTCGCTCTGTTGTCTTTTTGATCCCGTAGGGAAAATGGTAGTGTATTCCTTGAGCGCGCCTTGAGCATCGAGAACCGTGAGTTTCGCGCCTGTCCGAAATCCAGGGTCCAGTGCCAGGACTCGTTTTTGGCCGAGAGGAGCAGCCAACAGGAGTTCACGCAGATTGGCGGCAAATACGCCAATGGCTTCGGCGTCAGCCCGTTTTTTGACTTCGGCACGAACTTCATTTTCCATTGATGGTCCAAGCAAACGCTTATAGCAATCGTCTAATGCCAGTCCTACCTCACGGGAGTCCGTGCCATCGCCTTTCAGGATCGACCTGCGCATGAGGCCGGTAGCTTCTTCTTCAAGCGGTCGCAGCGAAAGTTTGAGCAGTTTTTCATTTTCGCCTCGAAACATGGCGAGAGCCCGGTGTCCGGGAATCCGTGCAAGAGGTTCATCCCAGTCAAACCAATCGCGGTAGGTTGCCCCGGTTTCTTCCTTGCCTTTGGCGACCTTCGATACAAATCGGCCTCGCTTAACGAACAAGGCTCGCATCGCTGCCCGTGCCTTAGGGCTTTCACTGATGTTTTCTGCAATGATATCTCGTGCGCCAGCCAAGGCTGAATCAACATCAGGCACGTCTTTGTCCGGATTGACGAAACGTTCGGCTTCACACTTCGGGTTGACTCCCTTCTGACTGAACAGGAGGTTCGCCAACGGTTCCAATCCGCGTTCCTTGGCCATGGTTGCCCGTGTCCGTCTTTTGGGCCGGTGAGGGAGGTATATGTCTTCCAGCCGGGCTTTGTCTTTGGCTTGCGCGATGGCTTGTTTGAGATCGTCTGTGAGCAGGTCGCGTTCAAGCAAAGATGAAAGGATGGCTTCACGCCGCTTGTCGAGTTCAGCTAATTCAACCAGTCTGTCTCGAACTCCGGCAACACCGACTTCGTCCATGGTGCCGGTGGCCTCCTTACGATACCGCGAAATGAACGGAACCGTTGCTCCTTCATCAAGAAGTGCGGCCACTGCTTTCACATGCTGTGGCTTCAGAGAGAGTTCGCGAGATATAATCTGAATGTGTAGTTCGTTCATTTGGTGCGTATTCCTTTCAAGTGAGGTGAAATCCAGACCCAGTTGGGGCCAAGGAAGTATACAACGGCTGGATTCTCTTTGGGAATCAAAAAAAGGAGCTTAGAATTTCTAAGCTCCTTTTTATTGGAAAAATGGTGGGCGATACGGGATTTGAACCTGTGACTTCCACCGTGTGAAGATGGCACTCTGACCAGCTGAGTTAATCGCCCGTTTTTTTGTCTTGATAGCTTTCGCCTCAAGGGAGAAAATCTATAGCTGTAACGCTTTTAGTTTGCAACAAATTTTTACGGATTTTTTATACATTCTTCAGCCACACATTCCTGTCCGTCCGCGAGGTCGCGGTTATAACAGGTCAGTCCGCAACGGAGACAGCGGCAGGTTTCGTGCTTTGCCTGGGATTCGCTTATCGCCCCTTCAATCTCTTTAAACGTGCAGGTCCGTTCGTCACATTCGATGAGATGTGGCATTTTTGAGCGTTCGCGAAGGCCGGCGTCGGGGACGTTGGTAAACATGGTGTAGTCAATCATTTCTCGCTGGGTGTTGGGCGCGATGTGCGGTGTGCCTTCATTGAGATACTGATGGATGGACCGGGCCGCTTTTCTGCCTTCGCCGAGAGCGGTGATGACCAGGGCGGGGCCGGTGTGCATGTCGCCACCGGTAAAAACATGGGGAAGGGCGGTCTGGAGTGTGTCTGAATCCGCTCCAAGTGTGCGCCAGCGGGTTTGTTCCAGCTCGCAGGAATCGTTTTCGTACAGGCAGGAGAGTTCCGGTTTCTGACCAATGGCGGTGTATACGGTATCTGCTTCAATACGCGCCTGTGATCCTTCGATAGGGATTGGACGACGTCTGCCGGAATCATCGGGTTCACCGAGTTTCATCTTAATGTACTCAACGTGGGTAACATGACCTGATTCGTCCGTGATGATGCCTGTGGGCGCAGCCAAAAAGAAGTATTTGACGCCTTCTTCCTCAGCTCCGATTATTTCTTCGATGTTGGCAGGCATTTCGTCTCTTGTGCGGCGGTACATGAGTGTCACATCCGCGCCGAGTCGGACACTGGTTCTGGCCGTGTCGATGGCAGTGTTGCCGCCGCCGATGACAACGACTTTTTTGCCGATGCCGGTTTCCATTCCAAGCCCGACTTTGGTCAGAAATTCCGTGCCGGTTTCAACTCCTTTGGCCTCTTCATTTTCAATGCGGAGGGTCAGGTTCATCCATGCGCCGATGCCGAGAAATATTGCTTCGTAGCCATCATTTTTAAGGGAGTTGAGTGTAAAGTCTTTGCCGAAATATGTATTATATTCGACATCAATTCCGAGATCCATAATCCCCTGAATTTCCCAATCAAGGACATCTTTGGGCAACCTGTATTCAGGGATGCCATAGCGCAGTTGTCCACCAAGAGCAGGCATGGACTCAAAAATAGTCGGACTGTGTCCAAGGCGACGCAGAAAAAAGGCGCAGGACAATCCGGCTGGGCCACCGCCGACAACAGCAATTTTTCGACCAGTATCAGGGGCACAGGAAATTGGAAGTCGCTGACCTGAATTCATTTCCCAGTCTGCGGCAAAACGTTTGATCATATTGATGCCGATCGGTTCGTCCACATGACCTCGACGACAGACATCTTCACAGGGGTGTGGACATACCCGACCGATGGAAAGCGGCATGGGGATGCGCTCTCGGATGGTTTCCATGGCACCGGCATAATCGCCGCGTGAAACTTGTTCGATGTAGCGGGGGATATTGATCTGCCCCGGACACCGCTGGCGGCACGGGGCGAGACAGTCGGTAGTTTCGTTGAGGTGAGTGATGCGTGCTGTCATGCCCCAGATGGTGATGACACCTCGAGGGCAGACTTGTGCGCATCCACCGCAGGCCGTACAGAGGTTGGGATCAACCACAGGGTACCCGTCAGGACCCATTTCGATGGCTCCGAATTGACACGCCGTAACGCAGGTTCCGTAGCCGAGACATCCTTCAGGACACATCTTGGAGCCGCTATAAAGCATGTGTTGGGCGCGACAGTCCTTGGCTCCATCGTAAATATATATCTCTTCGGCCCGAGTTCCGCCGGTGCAGTCTACAAAAGCGATCTGTTTTTCCATGGATGCAAACTCAAGTCCCATGATGGAAGCGACATTCGTGGCCACTTCATCTCCGCCGATGACACAGACCGTGGCACCGGCTTTGCCTTCGACAACGCCCAGCGCCGCACCAGCGCAGCCGGGATACCCGCAGCCGCCGCAGTTAGCTCCTGCGAGAACGGATTCCACCTGCGCTATGCGCGGGTCTTCGTAGACGTAGAGGACTTTGGAGGCCACGGCCAGAATGACAGCCGCAGTAAAGCCGATGCCGAGAAGGACGAGAACGGAAGCGGTGATCATATTATCAATACTCCTATGAAGCCATTCCCTTGAAGGCGAAGAATGCCAGGGACATGAGTCCGGCCATAATCAGTCCGAGAGGAGTTCCTTTCATTGCCACCGGGACGCGTGCCAGATCGAGTCGTTCGCGAATGCCTGCGAGTACCACAAGGGCGAGCATGAAGCCCAAACCGGATGCAACCGAGAAGATCAGAGTCTCTATGAAAGAGTATTCTTCTCGCTGACAGATGATGGCAATACCGAGGACCGCGCAGTTGGTTGTGATGAGTGGTAGGAAGATGCCGAGTGATTTGTACAGCGGCGGTATGGCTTTTTTCAAAAACATTTCCACGAATTGAACTAGTGCGGCGATGACGAGAATAAAAGCAATGGTTTGGAGGTAGCCTAGGTCATTGGGCGCGAGCATGAACTTCTGGACACACCAGGTGATGCATGCAGCCATGGCGGCGACGAATACGACAGCCAGTCCCATGCCAATGGCCACGCTTGACTCTTTGGAAGTACCAATGAACGGACAGTTGCCAAGATACTGTGCCAACACGATGTTGTTGACGAATATGGCGGCAATGACGAGTACGAAATAATCCATGGCTTCTCCCTACACTCCAGGTTTCGTTGCGCACATGCCGCAGGTTTTGCAATCGTGGACCGGCCCTTCGATTGCTTCAAGCCCTTTGGTCTTGCGTTGCCAGTTGGTCAGGGTGTTCATGCCGGCCAGAACGAGCCCGAGACAGACGAATGCTCCGGGGGCCTCGATCATGAAGGAGAATGGTTCAAACCAGTCGCCCATGACGCTCATTCCAAACCATGTGCCGTACCCGAAGAGTTCACGGATGGAGCCGAGGAAGGTGAGTGAGAGGGTGAACCCTACACCCATGCCAAGCCCATCAGCCACTGCGAGGTGAACCGGATTTTTTGAGGCGAATGCCTCGGCTCGGCCTAGAATGATACAGTTGACCACGATGAGCGGTACGAAAATACCAAGTTGTAGATACAGTGGATAGGCATAGGCCTGCATAAGCAGCTCCACACAGACAACGAGTGACGCGGCTACAACGATAAAGCAGGCGATACGCACCTTGGCCGGAATTACCTTGCGGAGAAGTGAGACGAACAGGTTGGACAGGGCCAGGACAAATATGACGGCCAGTCCCATGCCAAGGCCGTTGTAAGCGGTTTTGGTGACCGCCAGAACCGGACACAATCCAAGTACCAGTTTGAAAGGCGGCAGGTCACGCCACAGACTTTTGGAGAATTCTTTCCACATGCTCATGAGTATTTCCTATGAACCCCAGGCGGTGGGGAGTTTATCCTTGATCTTGTTGAATATCTGGACCGCGACATTGACTGCGGCGACAGTGCCGGTGGATGAAATAGTCGCGCCGGAAATTGCTGTGATGTCTCCGCCCTGTTTTTTTAGGGCAATGGAGGTGGTCGTATGTCCTTTGAACTGATCGCGGTAATCAGGTTCGACCACGCGAGCTCCAAGGCCGGGTGTTTCCTTGAGTGTGGTGATACCGATGCCTTCCAGCATTGTGCCGTCGAGGGCAAAACCGACCATGACGCCGATATCGCCGCCGTAGCCTTTGCCGAACGTCTCAAGAGCGACGCCGGTCAGGACGCCGTTTTTTAGGGATGGGAATACGGTGACAGGGCCGTCAGGAAGATCGAAGACTTTGCGATCCTTGACCGGATTATTGTCATAATCGTTGAAAATCTGTGCCAGAGCAGGACCTTGAACATAGGTCATGACCTGTTCTTCGATACGTTGGCTGGTTGCCTGTCGGACTGTCGCCAGTGTGAGGCCGGAGAGTCCGCAGATAAGCGACAGCACAAGAATCATCTTGAGCATTTCCTTCATGCTGCGCCCTCCGTGTTTTTAAATGAATATGGGCCACCAAAAGGTTTGGGGCGCAATCTATCCAGTAGTGGGGTGAACAGGTTCGCCAGCAGGATGGCAAAGGGGACACCGTCCGGATAGATGCCGTATACGCGGATTATGATGACCATGGCCCCTGCGATGAGTCCGAAAAGCAGACAAGGGACCATCCCCACAGGGGTAGAGGCTGCGTCTGTTGTGAGAAAGAAGGCACCGAAGATCGCACCGCCTGCCAGTAGATGGAAGATGGGTGATGCGTAAGTGGTCGGATCAATGAGCTGGTAGATCCATGCGGTAGTCAGCAGGCCAACGATGAACCCAAATGGAATGTACCACCGGATATGCTGGCGTACGAGCAAGAAAAATCCGCCAGCGAGCAGGACGGCAACGTGAACTTCACCCAGTCCACCGAGTTGCTTGCCGAGTGCCAGTGAACTGAGGTCTATTGATTGTATGGATTCAAGCCCGAAATGTTTGAGTTGCTGAAGAGGAGCCGGGAATGTTGACTGGAGCATTGTGGCGTTTGTATCCATGAATCCCGGCCATGAGATGCGGCATATCGCCCATCCAACCAGCGGCGTACTTAATGGGTTACCGCCCAACCCGCCAAAGATCATCTTGCCGAGGAGTATGCCTGAAGCCGAACCGACCAGTACGAGCCACCATGGTGCTGAGGCCGGAAGCAGAAACGCGAAAAGCAAGCCGGTCAGTAGACCGCTGAGGTCGTCAACGGACTGCTCTCGTTTCATGATCCTGTTGCATATGACTTCTGTTGTTACAGCCACAGCGCAGGAAAGTGCCATGACCCTGAGTGCATCCATTCCAAACATAAACACGGCCATGATTGCAGCGGGTAGCAATGCGAGCAATGTCTCAAACATATATCGCTTGATGGATCTGCCACAGTGGATGTGTGGTGGAGCCGATACTTTCAGGATGGGGTGGAGCTGCTTTAACATGGCTGATCTCCGGACTGTCCTTTCTTGATTTCTTCAGGTGTGGGACGAGGAGGCTGCGTTGTACCCGCAAGCAGGGCCAATTCGTATTTGGCCAGTCGGATATATTGTAGTAGCGGTCGTCCTGCTGTGCACCAATACCCGCACAGCCCACACTCCATACAGGAATGGATATGGTAGGTCTCGGCCCGTTTGAATTGTTTGAATTCGGCACAACGACTGATGAGACCGGGCATGATCCTGGCGGGGCAGTGACGTTCGCACTCTCCGCATCCCAAACAGAAATTGTCGGTGGTCTGCATCCCTTCACTTTGACGAATGATGTGGAGACCAGAGGCGTCCTTGTCTACGCCCTGCTCGAGGTTGACTGCTGCCAGACCACGTAGGGGGCCGCCGATGACAACCCTGTCGCCAGGTTGAACTGTGGTGTTTGCTTGGGCAGCCAGAAAGCCTACAGGGGTTCCTACCGCGACAAGATGGTTGTTGCCGTTGATGGTCATGATGGTTTCCGTGAGAGGACGTCCGGTTTCCATAACGCGTCCGATGAAATAGAGATCCTTGACGGAAAGGATAGTCCCGTTGTCCGGGAGCATGCCCGGAAGTGTCTCTTGTCCAGTGACTGTCTTGATAATCAACGGGTCAAGTCCGTTGGGGTAGACTGGCGTGACATGCATGACTGTACAGTTGGCAAATGCGTTGGCCCGGTTGCCTTTGGCAGCCACTAGAAACATTTTGTTCGGTTCTACGATTTTTTGTACGGCTTCTAAGCCGAGTTCCAGAGTCTTTCGGTAATCACGCAGCAGAGGATCGTAGATGGAAATGCCCGGCTCCGGTGGAACTGCGTTGATAATCAGTGTGGCTGCCTTGACGAGATTCCGTATACAGACCCCCTTGTCCTTAAGCCATGTTCGGAGCGGGTCGCCACTGTCGGAGCAAGGTCCTTTTGGTTGGATACGGTCATTCCCTTTGACGTCAATGAGCATGGCGTAAGGCTGAATTTCTTGAACGATACCCGCCAGGGGTGAATGCATGTCGCCTTCATCCTCGGCATTGGCAATGGCCACCTTGGTTCCGCCCAACACCTGATCTCCTGCGACCAGGATAGGAGTCATGCCGTCCAGCGGTATGTGTAGTATGTCGGGCCTGGACGTCTTGACCAGGGGGCCGGTGTTACCGGATTGGAGGCTGAAGTTGAATTTGGTCATATGGAAGGATCCCCTATTTCATGTGGCACTGGTAGCAGGCTTCGTCGCCAAACGGCCCTTTGCCCATTTCTTCGTGACAACTCATGCACTGGATGTGAAATGCATTCATGGTGGTTGGAATGAGTTGATCGACCGGAGTCTCATGGCAGGTTGTGCATGTCTTCTGTTCCAGTCTTCCCGGCAGGTTGACGGAACGGGTGTGGCAGTTTGAGCATCCCTTGATACCGTCCTTATACATATCATCGTGACAGTCGGCACATCGGGTGTGGGTGGCTTCCTTCAGGTTCAGTACGCTGTTGCTGCCATCCATATGGCAGTTGGAGCAGGCTTGAGGCTCCAGTTCAATGGATGGGTCGTGATGACAAGTCAGACAATCTCCGCCTGAGTATTCATCTGCGTGGTTATCATGTGAAAAATTATCGATGGTCGAACTTGGGTGATGACATGATGCACACAGTTTCTCATCAAGAGTGTTTTGGTGATTGGCAACAAAGATGTCGTCGAATTTTTTTGCGTGACAAGCAGTGCATTTTGGTGGGTTTACATCGTTGCCAGAGGTATGATGGCAGACTCCGCAGTCTTTCTGCATTGTCTGGATGTGGTTTATATGGTTGAGTATGACTTTTCCGCCCTTGTTGTCGAGCAACGTGCGAAGTGGAGGGCCGTTGGAACTGGCTGGA
The genomic region above belongs to uncultured Pseudodesulfovibrio sp. and contains:
- a CDS encoding Tex family protein; the protein is MNELHIQIISRELSLKPQHVKAVAALLDEGATVPFISRYRKEATGTMDEVGVAGVRDRLVELAELDKRREAILSSLLERDLLTDDLKQAIAQAKDKARLEDIYLPHRPKRRTRATMAKERGLEPLANLLFSQKGVNPKCEAERFVNPDKDVPDVDSALAGARDIIAENISESPKARAAMRALFVKRGRFVSKVAKGKEETGATYRDWFDWDEPLARIPGHRALAMFRGENEKLLKLSLRPLEEEATGLMRRSILKGDGTDSREVGLALDDCYKRLLGPSMENEVRAEVKKRADAEAIGVFAANLRELLLAAPLGQKRVLALDPGFRTGAKLTVLDAQGALKEYTTIFPTGSKRQQSEASETLRTLCSQYAVEAIAIGNGTAGRETETFVRELNLSIPAVLVNEAGASIYSASEVARREFPDLDLTVRGSASIGRRLMDPLAELVKIDPKSIGVGQYQHDVDQTDLKKSLDDVVERCVNSVGVDVNTASRELLASVSGLGPVLAENIVAYRDEHGPFTSRRELLKVKRLGPKAFEQAAGFLRVNGKEVLDGSAVHPERYALVKQMAKDAGCSVADLITDQTARERVTIDKYISEEVGLPTLRDIMDELTKPGRDPRAEFSAFSFTEGVNDIKDLHEGMKLPGIVTNVTKFGAFVDIGVHRDGLVHISQLADKFVRDPSEVVAAGREVEVTVIGVDEKRGRINLSMKNNRGA
- a CDS encoding FAD-dependent oxidoreductase, encoding MITASVLVLLGIGFTAAVILAVASKVLYVYEDPRIAQVESVLAGANCGGCGYPGCAGAALGVVEGKAGATVCVIGGDEVATNVASIMGLEFASMEKQIAFVDCTGGTRAEEIYIYDGAKDCRAQHMLYSGSKMCPEGCLGYGTCVTACQFGAIEMGPDGYPVVDPNLCTACGGCAQVCPRGVITIWGMTARITHLNETTDCLAPCRQRCPGQINIPRYIEQVSRGDYAGAMETIRERIPMPLSIGRVCPHPCEDVCRRGHVDEPIGINMIKRFAADWEMNSGQRLPISCAPDTGRKIAVVGGGPAGLSCAFFLRRLGHSPTIFESMPALGGQLRYGIPEYRLPKDVLDWEIQGIMDLGIDVEYNTYFGKDFTLNSLKNDGYEAIFLGIGAWMNLTLRIENEEAKGVETGTEFLTKVGLGMETGIGKKVVVIGGGNTAIDTARTSVRLGADVTLMYRRTRDEMPANIEEIIGAEEEGVKYFFLAAPTGIITDESGHVTHVEYIKMKLGEPDDSGRRRPIPIEGSQARIEADTVYTAIGQKPELSCLYENDSCELEQTRWRTLGADSDTLQTALPHVFTGGDMHTGPALVITALGEGRKAARSIHQYLNEGTPHIAPNTQREMIDYTMFTNVPDAGLRERSKMPHLIECDERTCTFKEIEGAISESQAKHETCRCLRCGLTCYNRDLADGQECVAEECIKNP
- a CDS encoding RnfABCDGE type electron transport complex subunit A, with product MDYFVLVIAAIFVNNIVLAQYLGNCPFIGTSKESSVAIGMGLAVVFVAAMAACITWCVQKFMLAPNDLGYLQTIAFILVIAALVQFVEMFLKKAIPPLYKSLGIFLPLITTNCAVLGIAIICQREEYSFIETLIFSVASGLGFMLALVVLAGIRERLDLARVPVAMKGTPLGLIMAGLMSLAFFAFKGMAS
- a CDS encoding electron transport complex subunit E, translated to MSMWKEFSKSLWRDLPPFKLVLGLCPVLAVTKTAYNGLGMGLAVIFVLALSNLFVSLLRKVIPAKVRIACFIVVAASLVVCVELLMQAYAYPLYLQLGIFVPLIVVNCIILGRAEAFASKNPVHLAVADGLGMGVGFTLSLTFLGSIRELFGYGTWFGMSVMGDWFEPFSFMIEAPGAFVCLGLVLAGMNTLTNWQRKTKGLEAIEGPVHDCKTCGMCATKPGV
- a CDS encoding RnfABCDGE type electron transport complex subunit G, giving the protein MKEMLKMILVLSLICGLSGLTLATVRQATSQRIEEQVMTYVQGPALAQIFNDYDNNPVKDRKVFDLPDGPVTVFPSLKNGVLTGVALETFGKGYGGDIGVMVGFALDGTMLEGIGITTLKETPGLGARVVEPDYRDQFKGHTTTSIALKKQGGDITAISGATISSTGTVAAVNVAVQIFNKIKDKLPTAWGS
- a CDS encoding RnfABCDGE type electron transport complex subunit D, which codes for MLKQLHPILKVSAPPHIHCGRSIKRYMFETLLALLPAAIMAVFMFGMDALRVMALSCAVAVTTEVICNRIMKREQSVDDLSGLLTGLLFAFLLPASAPWWLVLVGSASGILLGKMIFGGLGGNPLSTPLVGWAICRISWPGFMDTNATMLQSTFPAPLQQLKHFGLESIQSIDLSSLALGKQLGGLGEVHVAVLLAGGFFLLVRQHIRWYIPFGFIVGLLTTAWIYQLIDPTTYASPIFHLLAGGAIFGAFFLTTDAASTPVGMVPCLLFGLIAGAMVIIIRVYGIYPDGVPFAILLANLFTPLLDRLRPKPFGGPYSFKNTEGAA
- a CDS encoding electron transporter RnfC encodes the protein MTKFNFSLQSGNTGPLVKTSRPDILHIPLDGMTPILVAGDQVLGGTKVAIANAEDEGDMHSPLAGIVQEIQPYAMLIDVKGNDRIQPKGPCSDSGDPLRTWLKDKGVCIRNLVKAATLIINAVPPEPGISIYDPLLRDYRKTLELGLEAVQKIVEPNKMFLVAAKGNRANAFANCTVMHVTPVYPNGLDPLIIKTVTGQETLPGMLPDNGTILSVKDLYFIGRVMETGRPLTETIMTINGNNHLVAVGTPVGFLAAQANTTVQPGDRVVIGGPLRGLAAVNLEQGVDKDASGLHIIRQSEGMQTTDNFCLGCGECERHCPARIMPGLISRCAEFKQFKRAETYHIHSCMECGLCGYWCTAGRPLLQYIRLAKYELALLAGTTQPPRPTPEEIKKGQSGDQPC
- a CDS encoding cytochrome c3 family protein; protein product: MQKRYLPIAIVTGVLFLIAAGGYIIPASSNGPPLRTLLDNKGGKVILNHINHIQTMQKDCGVCHHTSGNDVNPPKCTACHAKKFDDIFVANHQNTLDEKLCASCHHPSSTIDNFSHDNHADEYSGGDCLTCHHDPSIELEPQACSNCHMDGSNSVLNLKEATHTRCADCHDDMYKDGIKGCSNCHTRSVNLPGRLEQKTCTTCHETPVDQLIPTTMNAFHIQCMSCHEEMGKGPFGDEACYQCHMK